The following coding sequences are from one Terriglobales bacterium window:
- a CDS encoding NADPH:quinone reductase yields the protein MKAICVHQFGGPEVLKLEEVPGLHPAERQVLVKIHAVGINPFDTYMRTGTYAIKPQLPYTPGADAAGVIAEVGPGVNKFKAGDRVYVAGTLTGAYAEFALCQESQVHPLPKKISFQQGAAIGVPYVTAYRALFDKAQGLPGETVFVHGASGGVGIAAVQLASAHGITVIGTAGTEKGKALVKEQGAHHVLDHTQLDLPEQVKKLTADRGADVILEMLANKNLAKDLSMVAMRGRIVIVGNRGTIEINLRDAMTRDATILGMTVLNVSDVERSRIHAALGAALETGVARPVIGKELPLAEAARAHEEVLKPGSYGKIVLTP from the coding sequence ATGAAAGCCATTTGTGTTCACCAGTTCGGCGGACCGGAAGTCCTGAAACTCGAGGAGGTGCCTGGCCTGCATCCTGCAGAACGTCAGGTCCTTGTCAAGATTCATGCCGTCGGGATAAATCCATTCGATACGTACATGCGCACGGGCACGTACGCTATTAAACCCCAACTTCCGTACACGCCAGGAGCCGACGCTGCCGGCGTAATTGCCGAAGTAGGACCCGGCGTAAATAAATTCAAAGCCGGCGACCGCGTTTACGTCGCCGGAACCTTGACCGGAGCGTATGCCGAGTTTGCGTTATGCCAGGAGTCGCAAGTTCATCCGCTTCCCAAGAAGATTTCTTTTCAGCAAGGCGCCGCCATCGGCGTCCCGTATGTAACCGCATATCGCGCGCTCTTCGATAAGGCCCAAGGCTTGCCCGGCGAGACAGTGTTCGTCCATGGCGCGAGCGGAGGCGTCGGAATAGCCGCCGTCCAGTTGGCGAGTGCTCACGGAATAACCGTCATTGGGACAGCCGGTACCGAAAAGGGAAAAGCGCTCGTGAAGGAGCAAGGCGCACACCACGTCCTCGATCACACGCAACTCGATCTTCCCGAGCAGGTAAAGAAACTAACCGCCGATCGCGGAGCCGACGTCATCCTCGAGATGCTGGCGAACAAGAATCTTGCAAAGGATCTCTCCATGGTCGCCATGCGCGGACGCATTGTCATTGTGGGCAATCGCGGAACTATCGAGATCAACCTCCGAGATGCCATGACTCGCGATGCAACGATCTTGGGGATGACAGTGCTGAACGTGTCGGATGTGGAGCGCTCTCGCATTCACGCCGCTCTTGGCGCAGCCCTCGAAACTGGCGTGGCGCGTCCTGTGATCGGCAAGGAACTCCCGCTCGCCGAAGCCGCACGCGCTCACGAGGAAGTCCTTAAACCGGGCAGCTACGGCAAAATCGTGCTGACTCCCTAA
- a CDS encoding cupin domain-containing protein, giving the protein MKYTAWKDVELEQLNPLLHRQMITGDKVMLARVLLKKGCVVPEHSHENEQVTYILEGALKFWIEGKEIIVRAGEVLCIPSNVPHKAEAVEDTVDLDVFYPPRQDWINKTDSYLRGTTASRK; this is encoded by the coding sequence ATGAAATACACCGCCTGGAAAGATGTGGAACTGGAGCAGTTGAACCCTCTCCTACACCGGCAAATGATTACCGGTGACAAAGTCATGCTTGCCCGGGTTCTTTTGAAGAAGGGTTGCGTTGTCCCCGAGCACAGTCACGAGAACGAACAGGTCACTTACATTCTGGAAGGTGCTTTGAAGTTCTGGATAGAAGGCAAAGAAATCATCGTACGTGCCGGGGAAGTCCTCTGCATCCCATCCAACGTTCCTCATAAAGCCGAAGCCGTCGAAGACACGGTGGACCTCGACGTCTTTTATCCTCCGCGCCAGGACTGGATCAACAAGACAGATAGCTATCTTCGCGGAACCACTGCGAGTCGCAAATAG
- a CDS encoding oxidoreductase, translating into MTIDIGLVGFGFAGRVFHAPIIAAVPGLRLRAIVQRSAGDASALYPQATIVKSIEDLLAIDEIRLVVIATPNASHYGLAKQALLAGKDVVVDKPFTTTYEEALDLIELAKQHRRLLTVYQNLRSNGDFRTIRQLVESQRFGRIALYEVHFDRYRLQMRPGAWREKVEPGSGVFFDLGVHLIDQAMVLFGRPSAITADIRIERDGALVDDAFDVTLHYPRARALLRASMIAIAPDLRFLLRGEKAAFVKHGIDPQEEALKRGEIPRDDTWGREAREKWGTLYGSQDGAVTAETIPTLPGNYCLFYANVRDAILGTAGIDVTHEQMLDVMHALELARESNRKQCTLKWRSL; encoded by the coding sequence GTGACGATAGATATTGGTCTAGTCGGTTTCGGCTTTGCCGGCCGGGTGTTTCATGCGCCGATCATCGCCGCGGTGCCGGGGCTGCGTCTCCGAGCTATTGTCCAGCGCAGCGCAGGTGACGCCTCAGCTCTCTATCCGCAGGCGACCATCGTAAAGTCCATCGAGGATCTCCTTGCCATCGACGAGATCAGGTTGGTGGTCATTGCTACTCCGAACGCTTCCCATTATGGGCTTGCGAAGCAAGCGCTGCTGGCCGGCAAGGACGTCGTAGTAGACAAGCCTTTCACTACCACGTATGAAGAAGCATTAGATTTAATCGAATTGGCGAAACAACATCGCCGTTTGCTAACCGTGTACCAGAATCTGCGTTCCAATGGAGACTTCCGCACGATCCGGCAACTCGTGGAGTCACAACGATTCGGACGAATTGCTCTCTATGAAGTACATTTTGATCGCTATCGCCTGCAGATGCGTCCGGGAGCATGGCGGGAGAAAGTTGAGCCGGGAAGCGGAGTGTTCTTCGATCTTGGCGTTCACCTCATCGATCAGGCCATGGTGCTGTTTGGGCGACCAAGCGCGATTACTGCCGATATACGCATCGAGCGCGACGGCGCGCTGGTGGACGATGCTTTCGATGTTACCTTGCACTACCCCAGGGCGCGGGCGCTGCTTCGGGCCAGCATGATCGCTATAGCTCCGGACCTGAGATTCTTGCTTCGTGGAGAGAAGGCAGCATTCGTAAAACATGGAATCGATCCGCAGGAAGAAGCTTTGAAACGCGGAGAGATTCCGCGCGATGATACTTGGGGTAGGGAAGCGAGGGAGAAGTGGGGCACGTTGTATGGTTCACAAGATGGAGCAGTGACTGCCGAAACCATCCCGACTCTGCCGGGCAACTACTGTCTCTTCTATGCAAATGTGCGCGACGCGATCCTTGGCACGGCTGGCATTGATGTGACTCACGAGCAGATGCTCGATGTAATGCATGCTCTCGAGTTGGCTCGCGAGAGTAACCGCAAGCAATGCACGCTCAAGTGGCGGAGTCTTTAA
- a CDS encoding helix-turn-helix domain-containing protein, translated as MRHPAVHAALAFITGEFSGTVAELTDRIGISRRRFVQVFSDEIGLAPKLFCRIQRFQSVLRVVHGKDGNEIDWADVALDAGYFDQAHFNHDFREFSGISPGTYLKHRTAHLNHVPLIE; from the coding sequence GTGAGACACCCGGCAGTGCATGCCGCTCTCGCATTCATCACGGGCGAATTCTCAGGAACTGTCGCTGAGTTGACTGACCGAATTGGTATTAGCAGGCGAAGGTTCGTGCAGGTCTTCAGCGATGAAATCGGCCTAGCGCCAAAACTGTTTTGTCGCATCCAGCGGTTTCAAAGTGTGTTGCGCGTTGTTCATGGCAAGGATGGGAATGAAATCGATTGGGCCGACGTTGCGCTTGATGCAGGCTACTTCGACCAGGCGCATTTCAATCACGACTTCCGCGAATTCTCTGGAATCAGTCCAGGAACCTATCTGAAGCATCGGACCGCGCACCTCAATCACGTGCCGCTGATTGAATAG
- a CDS encoding DUF6597 domain-containing transcriptional factor yields the protein MSSRAAKSVVASQYYLSMLFLKYAPKPPLSEFVELFWYYEGYTQPHAKERIMPDGSMQVVINLREDELRIYDTDRPELFEKLSGSIFAGPRSRYEVIDTASQASLIGIHFRPGGVSRFFKPPTSELLDQNLSLECLWGSSGADIRGRILEGATPRERFLTFER from the coding sequence GTGTCATCCAGAGCTGCGAAATCTGTGGTCGCTTCGCAGTATTATTTGTCGATGCTTTTCCTGAAATATGCTCCGAAGCCGCCGCTCTCGGAGTTCGTTGAGCTGTTCTGGTACTACGAGGGCTACACGCAGCCCCATGCGAAGGAACGCATCATGCCGGATGGCTCCATGCAGGTTGTCATCAACCTGCGTGAAGATGAGCTCAGGATCTACGATACTGATCGCCCGGAACTGTTCGAAAAACTTTCTGGATCGATCTTCGCCGGCCCGCGTTCACGCTACGAAGTAATTGATACGGCCAGTCAGGCTTCATTGATCGGGATTCACTTTCGACCGGGCGGCGTCTCCCGGTTTTTCAAGCCGCCGACTAGTGAGTTGCTGGATCAGAATCTCTCCCTCGAATGTCTGTGGGGAAGCAGCGGAGCCGACATCAGAGGCAGAATCCTCGAAGGCGCCACTCCCAGAGAAAGATTTCTCACCTTTGAGCGATGA
- a CDS encoding alkaline phosphatase family protein, whose amino-acid sequence MVVEENHSYEQVIGNSSMPYLNSLAQQGALATQYYADTHPSIGNYFALTTGAVQTNDNNFPGPLSADNLARELAASEKTWRVYAEDLPSAGYLGTTVGNYEKHHNPFAYFSDVVNDASQGSKNCSPYTVHDRREFWRALRFRLRITEHHQ is encoded by the coding sequence ATGGTCGTGGAAGAGAACCACTCCTACGAACAGGTGATCGGCAATTCGTCCATGCCGTATCTGAATAGCCTGGCGCAACAGGGAGCGTTGGCCACGCAGTATTACGCAGACACGCATCCTTCCATCGGAAACTATTTCGCATTGACAACGGGAGCTGTACAGACCAACGACAACAACTTTCCCGGCCCATTATCCGCAGATAATCTCGCGCGTGAATTAGCTGCTTCAGAAAAAACGTGGAGGGTGTATGCGGAGGATCTTCCCTCGGCAGGATACTTGGGAACCACGGTCGGCAATTACGAGAAACATCACAATCCCTTCGCTTACTTCAGCGACGTTGTGAATGATGCCAGCCAGGGCAGCAAAAATTGTTCCCCTTACACAGTTCACGACCGACGTGAGTTCTGGCGCGCTCTCCGATTTCGTCTTCGTATTACCGAACACCATCAATGA
- a CDS encoding HIT family protein — protein sequence MPACLFCQIVSRAIPAAIVFEDQLTLAFLDHRPLFPGHCLLIPKEHIETLNEVSAPLLDRLSANARLLAIGMEKGLGAQGAFVAINNRVSQSVPHLHIHVVPRTKGDGLKGFFWPRQKYRDAEHLEETRVSLARVMQDLMLNKA from the coding sequence ATGCCAGCTTGTCTTTTCTGCCAGATAGTTAGTAGAGCGATTCCCGCGGCGATCGTCTTTGAAGATCAACTAACACTTGCCTTCCTCGATCACCGGCCTCTCTTTCCCGGTCACTGCCTTCTGATTCCGAAGGAACACATAGAAACGTTGAACGAAGTCTCCGCCCCTCTTCTGGACCGGCTCTCCGCAAATGCACGCTTGCTGGCGATCGGGATGGAAAAGGGCTTGGGAGCGCAAGGCGCATTTGTCGCAATCAATAACCGCGTCAGCCAGAGCGTGCCTCATCTTCACATACACGTGGTTCCACGAACCAAGGGAGACGGACTGAAAGGCTTCTTCTGGCCGCGTCAAAAGTATCGGGACGCTGAACACCTCGAAGAGACACGTGTATCGCTTGCTCGCGTGATGCAGGACCTGATGCTAAATAAGGCATGA
- a CDS encoding phosphoribosylaminoimidazolesuccinocarboxamide synthase, producing MTQSDLSALTLHGRGKVRDIYEAGDDLLFLASDRISAFDHILATEIPDKGKVLTQLSLFWFDHLRDVVSNHVITASVEEYPEPLRYFQDQLRGRSMLVRRAKMFPVECVVRGYLSGSGWKDYRQSQSVCGIRLPAGLRESDRLPEPIFTPATKSNTGHDINIPFGEMVRLLGSSTAETLRELSLRIYGLAVEHAMNRGIIVADTKFEFGTVNGEIVLADEVLTPDSSRFWPAESYRPGGPQSSYDKQFVRDYLESIHWDKNPPAPSLPEDVVRKTREKYIQAYRQLSGKELEL from the coding sequence TTGACCCAATCCGACCTATCTGCGTTGACGCTGCACGGCAGGGGTAAAGTTAGGGATATTTATGAGGCAGGAGACGATCTGCTCTTCCTTGCCTCTGACCGGATTTCAGCGTTCGATCATATCCTGGCAACGGAGATTCCCGATAAGGGAAAGGTGCTCACTCAGCTTTCTCTTTTTTGGTTCGATCATCTGCGGGATGTCGTTTCGAATCATGTAATCACGGCGAGCGTTGAAGAATATCCAGAGCCGTTACGATATTTCCAGGATCAATTGCGCGGCCGCTCGATGCTGGTACGACGAGCGAAGATGTTTCCCGTGGAGTGTGTGGTCAGAGGGTATCTTTCTGGGTCAGGATGGAAGGACTACAGGCAAAGCCAGTCTGTTTGCGGAATTCGCCTTCCTGCCGGGCTCCGCGAATCAGATCGTTTGCCGGAGCCGATCTTCACGCCAGCCACTAAGTCCAACACCGGGCACGATATCAACATCCCGTTCGGTGAAATGGTGCGGCTGCTAGGCAGCAGCACCGCCGAGACACTCCGGGAACTCTCTCTGCGTATCTACGGACTCGCCGTTGAGCATGCCATGAATCGCGGAATTATCGTCGCAGACACAAAGTTTGAATTTGGCACGGTGAACGGTGAGATTGTGCTTGCCGATGAGGTACTTACTCCGGATTCCTCTCGCTTCTGGCCGGCCGAGAGCTACCGTCCGGGTGGACCACAATCCTCTTACGACAAGCAGTTTGTTCGTGACTATCTGGAATCCATTCATTGGGACAAGAACCCGCCTGCTCCCTCGTTGCCGGAAGACGTAGTTCGGAAAACGCGGGAGAAATATATCCAGGCATATCGTCAACTTTCGGGAAAGGAACTCGAACTGTGA
- a CDS encoding CvpA family protein, producing MTIFDWGIIGIVVISVLLSAAQGFFYEIFSLAGVVLGYLSAIWGYHRLSAVYRPYVNATQYADIAAFLTIFFAVLILAGIIGRIARWMMKEVGLSSIDRLLGGAFGLVRGVAIVTVGVLAIAAFSPDNQALARSSMGGYFLVAARTATWVAPYELRARVRSGAQAISNLQANADLRADSEKKTSPAGTVK from the coding sequence GTGACGATCTTTGACTGGGGAATCATCGGTATCGTTGTGATTTCAGTCTTGTTGTCTGCGGCACAGGGATTCTTCTACGAGATCTTCTCACTGGCCGGAGTCGTTCTCGGTTACTTGAGCGCGATTTGGGGATACCATCGCCTCTCGGCTGTGTATCGCCCTTATGTAAACGCAACGCAGTATGCAGATATTGCCGCTTTCCTCACCATTTTTTTCGCCGTGCTGATTCTTGCCGGCATCATCGGACGCATTGCCCGGTGGATGATGAAGGAAGTCGGCTTGAGTTCAATCGATCGTCTTCTAGGAGGAGCCTTCGGGCTCGTCCGAGGCGTCGCTATCGTCACAGTCGGTGTGCTGGCCATTGCGGCATTCTCTCCTGACAATCAGGCGCTGGCCCGTTCCAGTATGGGAGGCTACTTTCTCGTGGCCGCCCGCACTGCAACCTGGGTTGCGCCTTACGAGTTGCGGGCTCGCGTGCGTTCAGGCGCGCAAGCCATCAGCAACTTGCAGGCGAATGCGGATTTACGCGCCGACTCGGAGAAGAAGACCTCTCCGGCAGGAACAGTTAAGTAG
- a CDS encoding helix-turn-helix domain-containing protein codes for MKNQLEALVAQMHESGILYSEAVREFKKRFIMNVLDRNHGNQSKAARELGMHRNTLSRTISELNLDLGELRNSARRPPRSARLEPELLEKKAVR; via the coding sequence GTGAAGAACCAGCTTGAGGCGCTCGTTGCACAAATGCACGAGTCCGGCATTCTCTATTCGGAAGCAGTTCGCGAATTCAAAAAGCGCTTCATCATGAATGTGCTCGATCGCAATCATGGAAACCAGAGCAAAGCTGCTCGCGAACTTGGAATGCATCGCAATACTCTGAGCCGGACTATCTCAGAGCTCAACCTCGATCTCGGCGAGTTGCGTAACAGCGCTCGGCGCCCGCCCCGTAGTGCCCGCCTCGAACCTGAGCTTCTGGAGAAGAAAGCTGTACGATGA